One genomic window of Camelina sativa cultivar DH55 chromosome 5, Cs, whole genome shotgun sequence includes the following:
- the LOC104784785 gene encoding spastin isoform X2, protein MSFLRGIIDSFSSILNEETKNDTNVSSSSSSSSGSMNGIDGVPVSNERVAYKLKGYFDLGKEEIAKGVRAEEWGLHDDALLHYRNAQRIMNEASSTPSPSYISSSEKEKVRSYREKISKWQNQVSERLQALGVGVSENNKRTVASPSSASVSSTASRYRRTPSQKTPVPRGGIAMARNTKDAAAASPKPVKESGSVHDDKLVEMINTTIVDRSPSVQWDDVAGLDGAKQALLEMVILPAKRRDLFTGLRRPARGLLLFGPPGNGKTMLAKAVASESQATFFNVSASSLTSKWVGEAEKLVKTLFQVAISRQPSVIFMDEIDSIMSTRSISENEASRRLKSEFLIQFDGVTSNPDDLVIVIGATNKPQELDDAVLRRLVKRIYVPLPDSKVRTLLFKTKLKSQPHSLSGSDIDKIVRETEGYSGSDLQALCEEAAMMPIRELGADILTIQANKVRPLRYDDFRKSMAVIRPSLSKSKWEELERWNSEFGSN, encoded by the exons ATGAGTTTTCTCAGAGGTATAATTGATTCGTTTAGCTCGATACTCAACGAAGAAACTAAGAACGATACGAacgtatcatcatcatcgtcgagTTCGTCTGGCTCCATGAATGGTATTGATGGAGTTCCGGTTTCTAACGAAAGGGTTGCGTATAAGCTTAAAGGATACTTTGATTTGGGGAAAGAGGAGATCGCTAAAGGTGTTAGAGCAGAAGAGTGGGGTTTACATGATGATGCTCTTCTTCATTACAGGAATGCTCAGAGGATCATGAATGAAGCTAGTTctactccttctccttcttataTTAGTTCCAG TGAAAAGGAGAAGGTGAGATCGTACcgagagaagatttctaaatgGCAAAATCAAGTATCTGAGAGATTGCAAGCTTTGG gTGTTGGAGTGTCTGAGAATAATAAG AGAACCGTAGCATCTCCGTCTTCAGCTTCAGTTTCCTCTACAGCGTCAAGGTATAGAAGAACTCCATCACAAAAGACTCCAGTTCCCAGAGGTGGCATTGCAATGGCAAGGAACACTAAAGATGCTGCTGCTGCAAGCCCAAAACCTGTGAAAGAATCGGGAAGTGTTCACGATGATAAGTTAGTAGAGATGATAAACACAACAATAGTGGATAGAAGCCCATCTGTGCAATGGGATGATGTTG CTGGACTCGATGGAGCTAAACAAGCTTTACTGGAGATGGTTATATTACCGGCAAAACGAAGAGATTTGTTCACTGGTCTCCGGAGACCAGCGAGAG gtcttcttctctttgggcCACCTGGCAATGGAAAAACAATGCTTGCCAAGGCTGTCGCTTCTGAGTCACAGGCAACTTTTTTCAATGTCTCAGCATCTTCTTTGACTTCAAAATGG GTGGGTGAGGCTGAAAAGCTAGTTAAAACGCTATTTCAGGTTGCAATATCAAGGCAACCTTCTGTGATATTTATGGATGAA ATAGATAGTATAATGTCTACAAGGTCCATCAGTGAGAATGAAGCAAGCAGAAGGTTGAAATCAGAATTCCTTATCCAGTTTGATGGTGTGACTTCTAATCCTGATGATTTGGTGATTGTCATTG GAGCTACTAACAAGCCACAGGAGTTGGATGATGCAGTACTTAGGAGATTG GTGAAGAGAATATATGTACCATTGCCAGATTCAAAAGTCAGAACACTACTATTTAAAACTAAACTGAAGAGTCAGCCTCATTCTTTATCTGGTAGCGACATTGATAAAATCGTCAGAGAAACCGAAG GATACTCAGGAAGTGATCTTCAAGCACTGTGTGAAGAAGCTGCAATGATGCCAATCAGAGAACTCGGTGCAGATATTCTTACCATCCAAGCaaataaa GTGAGACCGCTACGATATGATGATTTTCGGAAATCGATGGCAGTGATCAGACCCAGCTTGAGTAAAAGCAAATGGGAAGAGCTTGAACGTTGGAACTCAGAATTTGgttctaattaa
- the LOC109132800 gene encoding dnaJ homolog subfamily C member 18-like yields the protein MGNVLNPHTRERAEGKIVIRKAGETDVYETKLSENDYDGAKNFINKAQLLYPNLDGLKQVSKMINVYIYASNRGGEADWYKILGVDPLADEEAVKKTYKQLALLLHPDKNKFDGAEGAFKLVLEAWCLLSDKVSRTCYDQRRKSREACTHIHRASNQQ from the exons ATGGGTAATGTGCTTAATCCGCACACGAGAGAGAGGGCTGAGGGTAAAATCGTCATTCGTAAAGCAGGTGAGACAGACGTTTACGAAACG AAACTCTCGGAGAATGATTACGATGGTGCGAAGAACTTCATTAACAAAGCTCAGCTGTTGTATCCAAATCTAGATGGTTTAAAGCAAGTTTCAAAGATGATCAATGTTTATATCTATGCATCAAACAGAGGAGGAGAGGCTGATTGGTACAAGATTCTCGGCGTCGATCCTTTAGCGGATGAAGAAGCAGTGAAGAAAACTTACAAGCAGTTAGCTCTTTTGCTTCATCCGGACAAGAACAAGTTTGATGGTGCGGAAGGCGCCTTTAAGCTGGTTTTAGAAGCTTGGTGTTTGTTATCTGATAAGGTTAGTAGAACTTGTTATGATCAAAGGAGGAAGTCGAGAGAAGCATGCACTCATATTCATAGAGCATCAAACCAACAATAG
- the LOC104784786 gene encoding serine/threonine-protein kinase Aurora-3, with protein MSKKSRESDADDSEKPWTLADFQIGRPLGKGKFGRVYLAREVKSKFIVALKVIFKAQIEKYKIHHQLRREMEIQTSLSHPNILGLYGWFHDDERIFLILEYADGGELYGLLKKNGHLSEKQAATYIASLSQALAYCHGKCVIHRDIKPENLLLDHEGRLKIADFGWSVQSSNKRKTMCGTLDYLAPEMVENRDHDYAVDNWTLGVLCYEFLYGHPPFEAESQKDTFKRILKIDLTFPTEPNVSAEAKNLISQLLVKDPSKRLSIDKIMQHPWIVKNADPKGVCLS; from the exons ATGAGTAAGAAATCGCGAGAATCTGACGCCGACGATAGTGAGAAGCCATGGACTCTGGCGGATTTCCAGATCGGGAGACCACTGGGAAAGGGTAAATTTGGCAGAGTATATCTCGCTCGAGAAGTTAAg AGTAAGTTCATAGTGGCGTTGAAAGTGATATTCAAGGCGCAGATCGAGAAGTATAAAATTCATCATCAGCTTCGTAGGGAGATGGAGATCCAAACGAGTCTAAGCCACCCGAACATTCTCGGTCTTTACGGTTGGTTCCATGACGATGAGCGCATTTTCTTGATTCTCGAGTATGCTGATGGCGGTGAGCTCTATGGCCTCCTCAAAAAGAATGGTCATCTCTCTGAAAAGCAAGCCGCCACT TACATTGCAAGTCTCAGTCAGGCACTAGCCTATTGTCATGGAAAATGTGTGATTCACAGAGATATTAAACCTGAAAACTTGTTGCTCGATCATGAG GGGAGATTGAAAATTGCTGACTTTGGGTGGTCAGTTCAGTCAAGTAACAAGAGGAAAACTATGTGTGGAACCTTAGACTACTTGGCACCTGAGATGGTCGAGAATAGAGATCATGATTATGCTGTTGATAACTGGACTTTAGGTGTATTGTGTTACGAGTTTCTCTATGGCCATCCTCCATTTGAAGCCGAGAGTCAAAAGGATACTTTTAAGAG AATTCTCAAGATCGATCTGACTTTTCCTACTGAGCCTAATGTTTCTGCAGAAGCCAAAAATCTTATCAGTCAG CTTCTTGTTAAGGATCCCTCAAAACGACTCTCCATCGATAAGATCATGCAACATCCGTGGATCGTCAAGAACGCAGATCCTAAAGGTGTGTGCCTCAGTTGA
- the LOC104784784 gene encoding cytochrome P450 704C1-like, translated as MEILTSVAITVVTTIFVVLSFAIYLTIRIFTGKSRNDKRYAPVHATVFDLLFHSDDLYDYETEIAREKPTYRFLSPGQSEILTADPRNVEHILKTSFDKYSKGHSSRENLTDLLGHGIFAVDGDKWKQQRKLASFEFSTRVLRDFSCSVFRKNASKLVGFVTEFALSGKAFDAQDMLMRFTLDSIFKVGFGVELKCLEGFSKEGEEFMEAFDESNVATSSRFIDPLWKLKWFLNIGSQSKLKKSNATIDRFVYSLITSKRKDLAKEQNTAVREDILSRFLVESERDPENMNDKYLRDIILNFMIAGKDTTAASLSWFLYMLCKNPLVQENIVREIRDVTSSHEKTTDVDGFVESINEEALDQMQYLHAALSETLRLYPPVPVDMRCAEIDDVLPDGYRVRKGDNVYYIAYAMGRMTYIWGQDAEEFKPERWLKDGVFQPESPFKFISFHAGPRICLGKDFAYRQMKIVSMALLHFFRFKMADEKSNVCYKRMLTLHVEGGLHLCAIPRTST; from the exons atggagattTTGACGAGCGTAGCTATTACAGTAGTAACAACGATCTTCGTAGTTTTGTCTTTCGCTATCTATCTCACGATCAGAATCTTTACCGGAAAATCAAGAAACGACAAGAGGTATGCTCCGGTACACGCCACGGTCTTCGATCTTCTCTTCCACAGCGACGATTTGTACGATTACGAGACAGAGATCGCGAGGGAAAAGCCAACTTACAGGTTCTTGAGTCCAGGACAGAGCGAGATATTAACTGCAGATCCTCGTAACGTGGAGCATATTCTCAAGACAAGTTTCGATAAGTATAGTAAAGGACACAGCAGTAGAGAGAATCTGACGGATCTTTTAGGGCATGGTATCTTTGCTGTTGATGGTGATAAATGGAAACAGCAGAGGAAGCTTGCGAGCTTTGAGTTCTCTACTAGGGTTTTAAGAGACTTTAGCTGCTCTGTTTTTAGGAAGAATGCGTCTAAGCTTGTTGGCTTTGTCACGGAGTTTGCTCTCTCTGGAAAAGCTTTTGACGCTCAA GATATGTTGATGAGATTTACACTGGACTCCATCTTTAAAGTTGGGTTTGGTGTTGAGTTAAAATGTTTGGAGGGGTTTAGCAAAGAAGGTGAGGAGTTTATGGAAGCTTTTGATGAAAGTAACGTTGCAACTAGTTCCAGATTCATTGATCCGCTTTGGAAGCTGAAGTGGTTTCTTAACATTGGATCACAATCTAAGCTGAAGAAGAGCAATGCTACTATAGATAGATTTGTATATAGTCTAATTACCTCTAAAAGGAAAGATCTTGCTAAGGAACAGAACACT GCTGTTAGAGAGGACATACTTTCGAGATTTCTTGtggagagtgagagagatcCCGAGAACATGAATGATAAGTACCTGAgggatataattttgaattttatgattgCTGGTAAGGACACAACCGCTGCATCACTCTCTTGGTTCCTGTACATGCTCTGCAAAAACCCACTTGTTCAGGAGAATATCGTACGAGAAATAAGAGACGTGACATCAAGTCACGAGAAAACAACTGATGTAGATGGTTTCGTTGAAAGTATAAACGAAGAGGCTCTTGATCAGATGCAGTATCTCCATGCAGCCTTGTCTGAGACCTTGAGGCTTTACCCTCCTGTGCCTGTG GACATGAGGTGTGCAGAAATTGATGACGTTCTTCCAGATGGATATAGAGTGAGGAAAGGGGATAATGTCTACTACATAGCCTATGCAATGGGAAGGATGACTTACATTTGGGGTCAAGATGCTGAGGAATTCAAGCCAGAGAGATGGCTCAAGGACGGCGTGTTCCAACCAGAATCACCATTCAAATTCATAAGCTTTCAT GCTGGTCCACGAATCTGTCTTGGCAAAGACTTCGCATACCGGCAGATGAAGATAGTGTCAATGGCTCTTCTGCACTTCTTTCGCTTCAAAATGGCTGATGAGAAGAGCAATGTGTGTTACAAGAGAATGCTTACACTTCATGTCGAAGGAGGACTCCATCTATGCGCAATCCCAAGAACAAGCACTTGA
- the LOC104784782 gene encoding probable H/ACA ribonucleoprotein complex subunit 4 isoform X1: MGGKGKKRREKNYLAAHGGPARLPPPPDRSKQDALPSKLRILMNYTSPSPHDSTKQVVVEKKLKNTKAEVDATVAATATESDEDDTMVMKGDEKKKKKRKRNQMSDLRFEKELAELDGQSKRKERKKKYWEAKKQKKNQVKTEDTLREDFPKHEQIRFGDVVQAPPKLAVVPKARKSTLSASQERQRLEAIDAYRSRKGWTERPGTQIPAVVMQ, encoded by the exons atgggagggaaagggaagaagaggagagagaaaaacTACTTAGCTGCACACGGCGGGCCGGCGAGACTCCCGCCGCCGCCTGATCGTTCGAAACAAGATGCTCTTCCTTCTAAGCTTCGTATTCTCATGAACTACACTTCACCTTCTCCCCACG ATTCGACTAAACAAGTTGTTGtagagaagaaattgaagaataCTAAAGCCGAAGTCGATGCTACTGTTGCTGCTACTGCAACG gagagtgatgaagatgatacaATGGTGATGAAgggagatgagaagaagaagaaaaagaggaagagaaaccAAATGAGTGACCTTCGTTTCGAGAAGGAGCTTGCGGAGTTGGATGGTCAGTCTAAAAGGAAAGAACGCAAGAAGAA GTATTGGGAGGctaagaagcaaaagaagaatcAAGTCAAGACTGAAGATACCCTCCGAGAAGACTTCCCTAAGCATGAACAGATCAGATTTGGTGATGTGGTGCAAGCTCCACCAAAGTTGGCTGTTGTTCCAAAG GCAAGAAAGTCTACTCTAAGCGCTTCGCAGGAGAGGCAGCGATTAGAGGCCATTGATGCATACAGATCTCGCAAGGGATGGACTGAAAGACCAGGTACTCAGATTCCTGCCGTGGTCATGCAATAA
- the LOC104784782 gene encoding uncharacterized protein LOC104784782 isoform X2 — MGGKGKKRREKNYLAAHGGPARLPPPPDRSKQDALPSKLRILMNYTSPSPHDSTKQVVVEKKLKNTKAEVDATVAATATGDEKKKKKRKRNQMSDLRFEKELAELDGQSKRKERKKKYWEAKKQKKNQVKTEDTLREDFPKHEQIRFGDVVQAPPKLAVVPKARKSTLSASQERQRLEAIDAYRSRKGWTERPGTQIPAVVMQ; from the exons atgggagggaaagggaagaagaggagagagaaaaacTACTTAGCTGCACACGGCGGGCCGGCGAGACTCCCGCCGCCGCCTGATCGTTCGAAACAAGATGCTCTTCCTTCTAAGCTTCGTATTCTCATGAACTACACTTCACCTTCTCCCCACG ATTCGACTAAACAAGTTGTTGtagagaagaaattgaagaataCTAAAGCCGAAGTCGATGCTACTGTTGCTGCTACTGCAACG ggagatgagaagaagaagaaaaagaggaagagaaaccAAATGAGTGACCTTCGTTTCGAGAAGGAGCTTGCGGAGTTGGATGGTCAGTCTAAAAGGAAAGAACGCAAGAAGAA GTATTGGGAGGctaagaagcaaaagaagaatcAAGTCAAGACTGAAGATACCCTCCGAGAAGACTTCCCTAAGCATGAACAGATCAGATTTGGTGATGTGGTGCAAGCTCCACCAAAGTTGGCTGTTGTTCCAAAG GCAAGAAAGTCTACTCTAAGCGCTTCGCAGGAGAGGCAGCGATTAGAGGCCATTGATGCATACAGATCTCGCAAGGGATGGACTGAAAGACCAGGTACTCAGATTCCTGCCGTGGTCATGCAATAA
- the LOC104784785 gene encoding spastin isoform X1 produces MSFLRGIIDSFSSILNEETKNDTNVSSSSSSSSGSMNGIDGVPVSNERVAYKLKGYFDLGKEEIAKGVRAEEWGLHDDALLHYRNAQRIMNEASSTPSPSYISSSEKEKVRSYREKISKWQNQVSERLQALGKRTGVGVSENNKRTVASPSSASVSSTASRYRRTPSQKTPVPRGGIAMARNTKDAAAASPKPVKESGSVHDDKLVEMINTTIVDRSPSVQWDDVAGLDGAKQALLEMVILPAKRRDLFTGLRRPARGLLLFGPPGNGKTMLAKAVASESQATFFNVSASSLTSKWVGEAEKLVKTLFQVAISRQPSVIFMDEIDSIMSTRSISENEASRRLKSEFLIQFDGVTSNPDDLVIVIGATNKPQELDDAVLRRLVKRIYVPLPDSKVRTLLFKTKLKSQPHSLSGSDIDKIVRETEGYSGSDLQALCEEAAMMPIRELGADILTIQANKVRPLRYDDFRKSMAVIRPSLSKSKWEELERWNSEFGSN; encoded by the exons ATGAGTTTTCTCAGAGGTATAATTGATTCGTTTAGCTCGATACTCAACGAAGAAACTAAGAACGATACGAacgtatcatcatcatcgtcgagTTCGTCTGGCTCCATGAATGGTATTGATGGAGTTCCGGTTTCTAACGAAAGGGTTGCGTATAAGCTTAAAGGATACTTTGATTTGGGGAAAGAGGAGATCGCTAAAGGTGTTAGAGCAGAAGAGTGGGGTTTACATGATGATGCTCTTCTTCATTACAGGAATGCTCAGAGGATCATGAATGAAGCTAGTTctactccttctccttcttataTTAGTTCCAG TGAAAAGGAGAAGGTGAGATCGTACcgagagaagatttctaaatgGCAAAATCAAGTATCTGAGAGATTGCAAGCTTTGGGTAAGCGTACAG gTGTTGGAGTGTCTGAGAATAATAAG AGAACCGTAGCATCTCCGTCTTCAGCTTCAGTTTCCTCTACAGCGTCAAGGTATAGAAGAACTCCATCACAAAAGACTCCAGTTCCCAGAGGTGGCATTGCAATGGCAAGGAACACTAAAGATGCTGCTGCTGCAAGCCCAAAACCTGTGAAAGAATCGGGAAGTGTTCACGATGATAAGTTAGTAGAGATGATAAACACAACAATAGTGGATAGAAGCCCATCTGTGCAATGGGATGATGTTG CTGGACTCGATGGAGCTAAACAAGCTTTACTGGAGATGGTTATATTACCGGCAAAACGAAGAGATTTGTTCACTGGTCTCCGGAGACCAGCGAGAG gtcttcttctctttgggcCACCTGGCAATGGAAAAACAATGCTTGCCAAGGCTGTCGCTTCTGAGTCACAGGCAACTTTTTTCAATGTCTCAGCATCTTCTTTGACTTCAAAATGG GTGGGTGAGGCTGAAAAGCTAGTTAAAACGCTATTTCAGGTTGCAATATCAAGGCAACCTTCTGTGATATTTATGGATGAA ATAGATAGTATAATGTCTACAAGGTCCATCAGTGAGAATGAAGCAAGCAGAAGGTTGAAATCAGAATTCCTTATCCAGTTTGATGGTGTGACTTCTAATCCTGATGATTTGGTGATTGTCATTG GAGCTACTAACAAGCCACAGGAGTTGGATGATGCAGTACTTAGGAGATTG GTGAAGAGAATATATGTACCATTGCCAGATTCAAAAGTCAGAACACTACTATTTAAAACTAAACTGAAGAGTCAGCCTCATTCTTTATCTGGTAGCGACATTGATAAAATCGTCAGAGAAACCGAAG GATACTCAGGAAGTGATCTTCAAGCACTGTGTGAAGAAGCTGCAATGATGCCAATCAGAGAACTCGGTGCAGATATTCTTACCATCCAAGCaaataaa GTGAGACCGCTACGATATGATGATTTTCGGAAATCGATGGCAGTGATCAGACCCAGCTTGAGTAAAAGCAAATGGGAAGAGCTTGAACGTTGGAACTCAGAATTTGgttctaattaa